From a region of the Erinaceus europaeus chromosome 14, mEriEur2.1, whole genome shotgun sequence genome:
- the LDB1 gene encoding LIM domain-binding protein 1 isoform X2: MSVGCACPGCSSKTFKLYSPKEPPNGNAFPPFHPGTMLDRDVGPTPMYPPTYLEPGIGRHTPYGNQTDYRIFELNKRLQNWTEECDNLWWDAFTTEFFEDDAMLTITFCLEDGPKRYTIGRTLIPRYFRSIFEGGATELYYVLKHPKEAFHSNFVSLDCDQGSMVTQHGKPMFTQVCVEGRLYLEFMFDDMMRIKTWHFSIRQHRELIPRSILAMHAQDPQMLDQLSKNITRCGLSNSTLNYLRLCVILEPMQELMSRHKTYSLSPRDCLKTCLFQKWQRMVAPPAEPARQQPSKRRKRKMSGGSTMSSGGGNTNNSNSKKKSPASTFALSSQDVMVVGEPTLMGGEFGDEDERLITRLENTQFDAANGIDDEDSFNNSPALGANSPWNSKPPSSQESKSENPTSQASQ; encoded by the exons ATGTCAGTGGGCTGTGCCTGTCCTG gTTGTTCCTCAAAAACATTCAAGCTGTACTCGCCGAAGGAGCCCCCGAACGGCAACGCCTTCCCCCCTTTCCATCCCGGCACCATGCTAGATCGGGATGTGGG cccaactcccatgtacCCGCCTACATACCTGGAGCCTGGGATTGG GAGGCATACACCATATGGCAACCAAACAGACTACAGAATATTTGAACTTAACAAGCGGCTTCAAAACTGGACAGAG GAGTGTGACAATCTCTGGTGGGATGCTTTCACAACTGAGTTCTTTGAGGATGATGCCATGTTAACCATCACTTTCTGCttggaggatggaccaaagaGATACA CCATTGGCCGGACCTTGATCCCACGTTATTTCCGAAGCATCTTTGAGGGGGGTGCTACAGAGCTGTACTATGTGCTTAAGCACCCAAAGGAGGCATTCCACAGCAACTTTGTGTCTCTCGACTGTGACCAGGGCAGCATGGTGACCCAGCACGGCAAACCCATGTTCACCCAG GTGTGTGTGGAGGGCCGGTTGTACCTGGAGTTCATGTTTGATGACATGATGCGGATAAAGACGTGGCACTTCAGTATCCGGCAGCACCGAGAGCTCATTCCCCGAAGTATCCTTGCCATGCAT gCCCAAGACCCCCAGATGCTGGATCAACTGTCCAAAAACATCACCCGGTGTGGGCTGTCCAATTCCACTCTCAACTACCTCCGA CTGTGTGTGATACTCGAGCCCATGCAGGAGCTCATGTCCCGTCATAAGACCTACAGCCTCAGCCCCCGTGACTGCCTCAAGACCTGCCTTTTCCAGAAGTGGCAGCGCATGGTAGCGCCCCCCG CGGAGCCTGCACGGCAGCAGCCCAGCAAACGGCGGAAACGGAAGATGTCGGGGGGCAGTACCATGAGCTCGGGGGGTGGCaacaccaacaacagcaacagcaagaaGAAAAGCCCAGCCAGCACCTTCGCCCTCTCCAGCCAG GATGTGATGGTGGTGGGGGAGCCCACCCTGATGGGCGGGGAGTTCGGGGACGAGGACGAGAGGCTCATCACCCGGCTGGAGAACACCCAGTTTGACGCGGCCAACGGCATTGACGACGAGGACAGCTTTAACAACTCCCCCGCCCTGGGCGCCAACAGCCCGTGGAACAGCAAGCCTCCATCCAGCCAGGAAAGCAAATCGGAGAACCCTACGTCACAGGCCTCCCAGTAA
- the LDB1 gene encoding LIM domain-binding protein 1 isoform X1 gives MSVGCACPGCSSKTFKLYSPKEPPNGNAFPPFHPGTMLDRDVGPTPMYPPTYLEPGIGRHTPYGNQTDYRIFELNKRLQNWTEECDNLWWDAFTTEFFEDDAMLTITFCLEDGPKRYTIGRTLIPRYFRSIFEGGATELYYVLKHPKEAFHSNFVSLDCDQGSMVTQHGKPMFTQVCVEGRLYLEFMFDDMMRIKTWHFSIRQHRELIPRSILAMHAQDPQMLDQLSKNITRCGLSNSTLNYLRLCVILEPMQELMSRHKTYSLSPRDCLKTCLFQKWQRMVAPPAEPARQQPSKRRKRKMSGGSTMSSGGGNTNNSNSKKKSPASTFALSSQVPDVMVVGEPTLMGGEFGDEDERLITRLENTQFDAANGIDDEDSFNNSPALGANSPWNSKPPSSQESKSENPTSQASQ, from the exons ATGTCAGTGGGCTGTGCCTGTCCTG gTTGTTCCTCAAAAACATTCAAGCTGTACTCGCCGAAGGAGCCCCCGAACGGCAACGCCTTCCCCCCTTTCCATCCCGGCACCATGCTAGATCGGGATGTGGG cccaactcccatgtacCCGCCTACATACCTGGAGCCTGGGATTGG GAGGCATACACCATATGGCAACCAAACAGACTACAGAATATTTGAACTTAACAAGCGGCTTCAAAACTGGACAGAG GAGTGTGACAATCTCTGGTGGGATGCTTTCACAACTGAGTTCTTTGAGGATGATGCCATGTTAACCATCACTTTCTGCttggaggatggaccaaagaGATACA CCATTGGCCGGACCTTGATCCCACGTTATTTCCGAAGCATCTTTGAGGGGGGTGCTACAGAGCTGTACTATGTGCTTAAGCACCCAAAGGAGGCATTCCACAGCAACTTTGTGTCTCTCGACTGTGACCAGGGCAGCATGGTGACCCAGCACGGCAAACCCATGTTCACCCAG GTGTGTGTGGAGGGCCGGTTGTACCTGGAGTTCATGTTTGATGACATGATGCGGATAAAGACGTGGCACTTCAGTATCCGGCAGCACCGAGAGCTCATTCCCCGAAGTATCCTTGCCATGCAT gCCCAAGACCCCCAGATGCTGGATCAACTGTCCAAAAACATCACCCGGTGTGGGCTGTCCAATTCCACTCTCAACTACCTCCGA CTGTGTGTGATACTCGAGCCCATGCAGGAGCTCATGTCCCGTCATAAGACCTACAGCCTCAGCCCCCGTGACTGCCTCAAGACCTGCCTTTTCCAGAAGTGGCAGCGCATGGTAGCGCCCCCCG CGGAGCCTGCACGGCAGCAGCCCAGCAAACGGCGGAAACGGAAGATGTCGGGGGGCAGTACCATGAGCTCGGGGGGTGGCaacaccaacaacagcaacagcaagaaGAAAAGCCCAGCCAGCACCTTCGCCCTCTCCAGCCAGGTACCT GATGTGATGGTGGTGGGGGAGCCCACCCTGATGGGCGGGGAGTTCGGGGACGAGGACGAGAGGCTCATCACCCGGCTGGAGAACACCCAGTTTGACGCGGCCAACGGCATTGACGACGAGGACAGCTTTAACAACTCCCCCGCCCTGGGCGCCAACAGCCCGTGGAACAGCAAGCCTCCATCCAGCCAGGAAAGCAAATCGGAGAACCCTACGTCACAGGCCTCCCAGTAA
- the LDB1 gene encoding LIM domain-binding protein 1 isoform X3, translating into MLDRDVGPTPMYPPTYLEPGIGRHTPYGNQTDYRIFELNKRLQNWTEECDNLWWDAFTTEFFEDDAMLTITFCLEDGPKRYTIGRTLIPRYFRSIFEGGATELYYVLKHPKEAFHSNFVSLDCDQGSMVTQHGKPMFTQVCVEGRLYLEFMFDDMMRIKTWHFSIRQHRELIPRSILAMHAQDPQMLDQLSKNITRCGLSNSTLNYLRLCVILEPMQELMSRHKTYSLSPRDCLKTCLFQKWQRMVAPPAEPARQQPSKRRKRKMSGGSTMSSGGGNTNNSNSKKKSPASTFALSSQVPDVMVVGEPTLMGGEFGDEDERLITRLENTQFDAANGIDDEDSFNNSPALGANSPWNSKPPSSQESKSENPTSQASQ; encoded by the exons ATGCTAGATCGGGATGTGGG cccaactcccatgtacCCGCCTACATACCTGGAGCCTGGGATTGG GAGGCATACACCATATGGCAACCAAACAGACTACAGAATATTTGAACTTAACAAGCGGCTTCAAAACTGGACAGAG GAGTGTGACAATCTCTGGTGGGATGCTTTCACAACTGAGTTCTTTGAGGATGATGCCATGTTAACCATCACTTTCTGCttggaggatggaccaaagaGATACA CCATTGGCCGGACCTTGATCCCACGTTATTTCCGAAGCATCTTTGAGGGGGGTGCTACAGAGCTGTACTATGTGCTTAAGCACCCAAAGGAGGCATTCCACAGCAACTTTGTGTCTCTCGACTGTGACCAGGGCAGCATGGTGACCCAGCACGGCAAACCCATGTTCACCCAG GTGTGTGTGGAGGGCCGGTTGTACCTGGAGTTCATGTTTGATGACATGATGCGGATAAAGACGTGGCACTTCAGTATCCGGCAGCACCGAGAGCTCATTCCCCGAAGTATCCTTGCCATGCAT gCCCAAGACCCCCAGATGCTGGATCAACTGTCCAAAAACATCACCCGGTGTGGGCTGTCCAATTCCACTCTCAACTACCTCCGA CTGTGTGTGATACTCGAGCCCATGCAGGAGCTCATGTCCCGTCATAAGACCTACAGCCTCAGCCCCCGTGACTGCCTCAAGACCTGCCTTTTCCAGAAGTGGCAGCGCATGGTAGCGCCCCCCG CGGAGCCTGCACGGCAGCAGCCCAGCAAACGGCGGAAACGGAAGATGTCGGGGGGCAGTACCATGAGCTCGGGGGGTGGCaacaccaacaacagcaacagcaagaaGAAAAGCCCAGCCAGCACCTTCGCCCTCTCCAGCCAGGTACCT GATGTGATGGTGGTGGGGGAGCCCACCCTGATGGGCGGGGAGTTCGGGGACGAGGACGAGAGGCTCATCACCCGGCTGGAGAACACCCAGTTTGACGCGGCCAACGGCATTGACGACGAGGACAGCTTTAACAACTCCCCCGCCCTGGGCGCCAACAGCCCGTGGAACAGCAAGCCTCCATCCAGCCAGGAAAGCAAATCGGAGAACCCTACGTCACAGGCCTCCCAGTAA